The Deltaproteobacteria bacterium genome includes a region encoding these proteins:
- a CDS encoding class II aldolase/adducin family protein encodes MSNDAYKTAKDDFIAALRIIHREGLSDAFAHLSMRGNDGNEMLFMPRKSPALVQPEELFFVDFEKPVPQSSLHQAIYKTRSDVKAIFHFHSPAIILMSVLGQTIRPMHNYSAIFYEGVPLYTGTGQVETPARAGEMAKLLGNSKALMLRGHGAVVVGQSIREVCMLSLFLEESAKLQAEAMRLGEPMFMSRDEAEKIAKRTFKPASVERAWDHFAAKWAA; translated from the coding sequence ATGAGCAACGACGCTTACAAAACTGCCAAAGACGATTTCATCGCGGCCCTGCGGATCATCCACCGCGAAGGACTGAGCGATGCCTTCGCGCACTTGAGCATGCGCGGCAACGACGGCAACGAAATGCTCTTCATGCCGCGCAAGAGCCCGGCATTGGTGCAGCCTGAAGAATTGTTTTTCGTCGACTTCGAAAAACCGGTGCCGCAGTCGTCCTTACATCAAGCGATCTACAAAACCCGCAGCGACGTAAAGGCGATCTTTCATTTCCACTCGCCGGCGATTATCCTCATGAGCGTGCTGGGCCAAACCATTCGGCCGATGCACAACTACAGCGCGATTTTCTACGAAGGCGTGCCGCTCTACACAGGGACCGGCCAAGTCGAAACACCGGCGCGGGCCGGTGAAATGGCCAAGCTGCTTGGCAATTCGAAAGCCCTCATGCTGCGCGGTCACGGCGCCGTCGTCGTCGGCCAATCGATTCGCGAGGTCTGCATGCTGTCGCTGTTCTTGGAAGAATCGGCCAAGCTGCAAGCCGAAGCGATGCGCCTCGGCGAGCCGATGTTCATGTCGCGCGACGAGGCCGAGAAAATTGCCAAGCGCACGTTCAAGCCTGCGTCCGTGGAACGCGCTTGGGATCACTTCGCGGCGAAGTGGGCAGCTTGA
- a CDS encoding GAF domain-containing protein, whose product MNPSSTRPTIFRRGIRRSLVLWGLALFGIALGVNTFLGEIYTRRQIQHSTAAMQKEVASLTARHVEAYIAQKTLRLRDAATNLSLHTLGSQEQRITISLLVKNDESFEEISVLDDQGREHLRVSDLKVYFDADLRDLSKNAAFESAAKGKDYVSAVSTSDKGEPYLFLAVPITNPTKSSVEVALAKTSMRFLSELVQKESFGRAGVIYIVNENGRLIASKDPLRVLQSPELKAMPAVAAFVKARNKPQGAAIRGRGLSGADVLSSYAVVPGLNWGVVVEEPVEFALEDIKALEKFTRVLLAAGLLLGFVLIVLLSKRVTGPILALREGALTFGAGNLDHRVDIKSKDEIGELATTFNEMADVIKSNRDELEARVQNRTQELSLLYGVTTQLNQSLDLSKVLSYAIEQIRAHFHFDSIEFFLFDDSFESLVLASPDRDSQSLDVAPRRFRRGEGVVGKVAECGTAAVFEDIQISESYQSLSHSGAGRAQGFRFLAALPIKTKEQTFGVVVFSSTAVQRLSDEAMKLLNAVCEQIAIGHEKSRLFEETIKRSEQLQSANNDLRTEITERERAQQEVSRQRQRIELLHDITSSISRTLDRGILLNTLSTRLENLSPYSVTLLRLFNKTTGRLESVTAGWLDSETNGSIPSTGLSQLVVDQKQILVVEDLQTDPRVSCPDYWRAHGLVSYVGIPLIAENQLLGVLAFYLRQRHAFPKEEIEFLSTLAGQVAIALYNSELYERTRQQAADLEEANKAKDEFLNVMSHELRTPLNVVSGYAQVLDEGVLGDISDEQRHAVQTIIFQSKELLRMINEILQVGSLQAGKVRVDFEDTDLNRLFKELAAACGVLSKKSIALNWNVPPHLPVIRSDGDKLKHILQNLVHNALKFTEDGSVTVSASCTATGVQFKVQDTGVGISEEKLPLIFEMFRQVDSSKTRSYGGAGVGLFIVKRFVELLKGTIEVESKVGHGTTFTVTIPAHVAGASRTEDSAISLPNDLAL is encoded by the coding sequence ATGAATCCCAGCTCAACAAGACCGACAATTTTCCGACGCGGGATTCGCCGGTCGCTGGTGCTCTGGGGGCTCGCCCTTTTTGGCATCGCTCTTGGGGTCAACACCTTCCTGGGCGAAATCTACACCCGCCGGCAGATTCAGCATTCAACGGCAGCTATGCAGAAGGAAGTGGCGAGCCTCACAGCTCGCCACGTGGAAGCTTATATCGCGCAAAAAACGCTGCGCTTGCGTGACGCCGCGACGAATCTGAGCCTGCATACGCTCGGTAGCCAGGAGCAGCGCATCACGATCAGTCTCCTCGTCAAGAATGACGAGTCCTTCGAAGAGATTTCGGTGCTCGATGACCAGGGCCGGGAACATTTGCGGGTTTCCGACCTGAAAGTCTATTTCGACGCCGACTTGCGGGACCTAAGCAAGAACGCTGCTTTTGAATCGGCGGCTAAGGGTAAGGACTATGTTAGTGCGGTGTCCACCTCTGATAAGGGTGAGCCCTATCTATTTCTAGCGGTGCCAATTACCAATCCGACGAAAAGCAGCGTTGAAGTTGCGCTGGCTAAGACCAGCATGCGGTTTTTGTCCGAGCTAGTGCAAAAGGAAAGCTTCGGACGCGCCGGGGTTATCTACATTGTCAATGAAAATGGCCGGCTGATCGCGTCTAAAGATCCGCTCCGGGTGCTTCAAAGTCCTGAGCTTAAAGCCATGCCGGCAGTGGCCGCATTCGTCAAAGCGCGCAACAAACCCCAAGGTGCTGCCATCCGAGGGCGAGGTTTGAGCGGTGCGGACGTGCTTAGCAGCTATGCCGTTGTGCCAGGTTTGAATTGGGGGGTGGTGGTCGAAGAGCCGGTCGAGTTTGCTTTAGAAGATATTAAAGCTTTGGAGAAGTTTACCCGCGTGCTTTTGGCAGCTGGACTGCTCCTGGGTTTTGTCCTGATCGTCTTACTGAGCAAGCGCGTCACCGGTCCGATACTCGCTCTCCGTGAAGGAGCCCTCACCTTTGGCGCGGGCAATCTTGATCACCGCGTCGATATCAAGAGCAAAGACGAAATCGGCGAATTGGCAACCACGTTCAACGAAATGGCGGATGTCATCAAATCTAACCGCGATGAATTGGAAGCCAGAGTGCAAAACCGCACCCAAGAACTTTCGCTCCTATATGGCGTAACGACGCAGTTAAACCAGTCCTTAGACCTGTCGAAGGTCCTGAGCTACGCGATCGAACAGATCCGTGCCCATTTCCATTTCGACTCCATCGAGTTCTTCCTGTTTGATGACAGCTTCGAGTCACTGGTTTTGGCCAGCCCTGACCGCGACTCACAATCTCTGGACGTGGCGCCGCGCCGGTTTCGCCGAGGTGAGGGCGTGGTGGGCAAAGTCGCAGAGTGCGGTACAGCGGCGGTTTTTGAAGACATACAAATAAGCGAGTCCTATCAGAGCTTGAGCCACAGCGGCGCCGGACGCGCACAGGGGTTCCGTTTTCTCGCTGCTTTACCAATCAAAACCAAAGAACAGACTTTCGGCGTTGTGGTGTTCAGCAGCACCGCGGTGCAGCGGCTTAGCGATGAGGCCATGAAACTGCTCAACGCGGTGTGCGAACAGATCGCCATCGGGCACGAGAAGTCTCGTCTGTTCGAAGAAACCATCAAACGTAGCGAGCAATTGCAAAGCGCGAATAACGATCTGCGCACTGAGATCACCGAGCGTGAACGCGCTCAGCAGGAAGTTTCACGTCAACGTCAGCGCATCGAATTGTTGCACGACATCACGTCGTCCATCAGCAGAACACTCGACCGGGGGATCCTGTTAAACACTCTGTCAACTCGGTTAGAGAACCTGTCGCCCTATTCGGTGACGTTGCTGCGGCTCTTCAACAAGACTACTGGAAGGCTCGAGTCCGTTACCGCGGGCTGGCTCGACAGCGAGACAAACGGGTCTATTCCTAGCACCGGCTTGAGTCAACTTGTTGTGGACCAGAAACAGATCCTGGTTGTGGAAGATTTGCAAACCGACCCTCGGGTGTCGTGCCCCGACTATTGGCGCGCCCATGGACTAGTCAGTTACGTCGGTATCCCGCTGATCGCCGAAAACCAGCTGCTTGGAGTATTGGCCTTTTACTTGCGCCAAAGACATGCGTTTCCCAAGGAGGAAATCGAATTTCTCTCTACCCTGGCCGGCCAGGTGGCGATTGCGTTGTACAACTCCGAGCTCTACGAGCGCACGCGCCAACAAGCCGCAGACCTGGAGGAAGCCAACAAGGCGAAAGACGAGTTTCTCAACGTCATGTCGCACGAGCTGCGCACGCCGCTCAACGTGGTTAGTGGCTATGCCCAAGTCCTCGACGAAGGAGTGCTCGGCGACATCAGCGATGAGCAGCGTCATGCGGTGCAAACGATTATTTTCCAGTCGAAAGAGCTGCTGCGCATGATCAACGAGATTTTGCAGGTTGGCAGCTTGCAAGCCGGCAAGGTGCGGGTCGACTTCGAAGACACCGATCTCAATCGATTGTTCAAGGAGCTTGCCGCGGCGTGTGGCGTGCTCTCGAAGAAAAGCATTGCGCTCAATTGGAATGTCCCGCCGCACTTGCCAGTTATCCGAAGCGATGGCGATAAGCTGAAGCATATCTTGCAGAACCTGGTTCACAACGCGCTCAAATTCACTGAGGATGGCAGCGTGACGGTTTCCGCATCGTGCACGGCCACGGGCGTGCAATTCAAAGTGCAAGACACTGGAGTGGGAATCAGCGAAGAGAAGTTGCCGCTGATTTTCGAAATGTTCCGCCAGGTCGACAGCTCCAAAACCCGCTCCTACGGGGGTGCTGGAGTCGGACTGTTCATCGTCAAACGGTTCGTCGAGCTGCTCAAGGGCACCATCGAGGTCGAGAGCAAAGTCGGCCACGGAACAACATTCACCGTCACCATCCCCGCCCACGTCGCCGGCGCTAGCCGGACGGAAGACAGCGCAATAAGCTTGCCTAACGATCTCGCGCTGTGA
- a CDS encoding metallophosphatase, whose amino-acid sequence MHTSIYVISDLHLGGSPGENGRPGFQICPPRTHVLLKQFIDRLPGRTPSSDTRLVIAGDIVDFLAEEPFLAFTPDPETARKKLARILDDTAQVWEALQRFAKRDGALTLMLGNHDIELALPGVRQLFLDRMGPGRIDFIYDNEAFTCGPVLIEHGNRFDEWNAVPHGALRRVRSQLSRALPVKPEFPVLPGSRLVIDVMNPLKRQYAFIDLLKPEDAGALPIVAALGAAGFRDVWQFFQRFRQTWAVDFDENREPQDQEFIGAGDQSDQQLFDLAQDIASGGDAAQVGAVSDFLGQVAEAVSDKVRAARRSALFKAIRSTVNKHRDAFAVDKELDTYLTPARAAAAAGFKVVVYGHTHLAKHVRLGANSDAMPVYLNSGTWADLMRMPDAIWQADADRAASALTAFVAELESNALDNWRRGVPTYVKIDLDDNIVCAADVYFADSDAQERVTTGALMQKLSGGSSHG is encoded by the coding sequence ATGCACACTTCCATCTACGTCATTTCAGATCTGCACTTGGGCGGTTCCCCTGGTGAAAACGGACGGCCCGGGTTTCAAATCTGTCCGCCGCGTACTCATGTTCTTCTAAAGCAATTCATCGATCGGCTTCCGGGCCGCACGCCAAGCAGCGATACCCGGCTAGTGATCGCCGGGGACATCGTTGATTTTCTCGCTGAAGAACCATTTCTCGCCTTCACCCCCGACCCCGAAACGGCGCGCAAAAAACTCGCGCGCATTCTCGATGACACTGCCCAAGTGTGGGAAGCGCTGCAACGCTTTGCCAAACGCGACGGCGCGCTGACGCTGATGCTCGGCAATCACGATATCGAGCTGGCGCTGCCAGGAGTGCGGCAACTTTTTCTCGACCGCATGGGTCCTGGGCGCATCGACTTCATCTACGACAACGAAGCCTTTACCTGCGGGCCGGTTTTGATCGAACACGGCAATCGCTTCGATGAATGGAACGCAGTGCCCCATGGCGCTCTGCGCCGGGTGCGCTCACAGCTGTCGCGCGCGCTGCCGGTTAAGCCCGAATTTCCAGTTTTGCCGGGGAGCCGCTTGGTGATCGACGTGATGAACCCTTTGAAACGACAATACGCCTTTATCGATCTACTAAAGCCTGAGGACGCAGGCGCGCTGCCGATCGTTGCGGCGCTGGGGGCTGCCGGATTTCGCGATGTCTGGCAATTCTTTCAACGGTTCCGGCAGACCTGGGCAGTCGATTTCGACGAGAACCGAGAACCCCAGGACCAAGAATTCATTGGCGCAGGCGACCAAAGCGACCAACAGCTGTTTGATCTCGCCCAAGATATCGCCAGTGGCGGCGACGCCGCCCAGGTGGGCGCGGTCAGCGATTTTCTCGGCCAAGTGGCAGAGGCGGTGAGCGACAAAGTGCGTGCCGCGCGCCGCAGCGCGTTGTTCAAAGCTATCCGCAGCACCGTCAACAAACACCGCGACGCCTTCGCGGTAGACAAGGAATTGGATACCTATCTCACCCCTGCACGTGCTGCGGCCGCGGCTGGTTTTAAGGTCGTCGTCTATGGCCACACCCACCTCGCCAAGCATGTGCGGCTCGGCGCGAACAGCGACGCGATGCCGGTCTATTTGAACAGCGGGACTTGGGCCGACCTGATGCGCATGCCCGATGCCATCTGGCAGGCCGACGCGGATCGTGCAGCTAGTGCATTGACGGCGTTTGTCGCCGAGCTGGAGAGTAATGCGCTCGATAACTGGCGCCGCGGCGTGCCGACTTACGTGAAGATCGATCTCGATGACAACATCGTGTGCGCCGCAGACGTCTACTTCGCTGACAGCGACGCCCAAGAACGCGTGACGACCGGTGCTTTGATGCAGAAGTTATCCGGAGGAAGTTCCCATGGCTGA
- the ispH gene encoding 4-hydroxy-3-methylbut-2-enyl diphosphate reductase has product MAIQQVILAKPRGFCAGVEMAIETVERALQKHGAPLYVFHEIVHNQHVVKDFSERGVTFVNSIDEIPAGANVIFSAHGVSPAIWQQAKEKQLKWLIDATCPLVEKVHREVRKFVAQGYWIILVGHKNHDEIVGTSGEAPERTLIVGTVEEARNIAVPDPNKVTVLTQTTLSVDDTREILDVLKRRFPKLVTPAKEDICYATQNRQDAVKQLASKVDLVLVIGSKNSENSNQLVKVARALGKPAYLIDDTRGIDSAWVEGVVSVGITSGASVPDALVQEAVNHFAQQGANVQQNGLIEENIHFALPDEVRVTP; this is encoded by the coding sequence ATGGCAATCCAGCAAGTAATCCTCGCCAAGCCGCGCGGCTTTTGCGCTGGCGTGGAGATGGCGATCGAGACTGTTGAGCGAGCGCTGCAAAAGCATGGCGCACCGCTCTATGTGTTTCACGAGATCGTCCACAACCAGCACGTCGTTAAAGATTTCTCCGAGCGCGGCGTGACGTTCGTCAACTCCATCGACGAAATTCCTGCCGGCGCCAACGTCATTTTTAGCGCCCACGGCGTCTCGCCGGCGATCTGGCAACAGGCGAAGGAAAAGCAATTGAAATGGCTCATCGACGCCACCTGCCCACTCGTCGAAAAAGTCCACCGCGAAGTGCGCAAGTTCGTCGCGCAGGGCTATTGGATTATTCTCGTCGGCCACAAAAATCATGACGAGATCGTCGGCACCAGCGGCGAAGCACCGGAGCGGACACTCATCGTCGGCACGGTCGAAGAAGCAAGAAACATAGCTGTTCCCGACCCAAACAAAGTGACCGTCTTGACCCAAACGACTTTGAGCGTCGACGACACGCGCGAGATTCTCGATGTGTTGAAACGGCGCTTTCCGAAGCTGGTCACACCAGCAAAGGAAGACATCTGCTACGCCACGCAAAACCGCCAAGACGCGGTGAAGCAGCTCGCGAGCAAGGTCGATCTGGTCTTGGTGATCGGGTCGAAGAACAGCGAAAATTCCAATCAGCTTGTGAAAGTCGCGCGCGCTCTCGGTAAACCAGCCTATCTTATTGACGACACTCGCGGCATCGACAGCGCGTGGGTTGAAGGTGTTGTCAGCGTCGGCATCACGTCCGGCGCGTCGGTGCCGGATGCTCTCGTTCAAGAAGCGGTGAATCATTTCGCCCAACAGGGTGCCAACGTGCAGCAAAATGGCCTGATCGAAGAAAACATTCACTTCGCATTACCCGATGAGGTACGTGTAACCCCTTAG
- a CDS encoding SGNH/GDSL hydrolase family protein, giving the protein MLRFVKHFLLACAVLFPAVLLLTEIVLYSQNSLYLNGRWVVQKRMMKMGLIRADEFLLTRTPLARNVLNLGSNLGYQEVLYRQPLILGRIDFRFQIEDGSYLDIIYDRDDAGYSGIRLSRRPESPSIAYKSTPTGRFHSITPASTQTIGAGWHKASVQSSPSGVTLRIDGQIFSPEAASRVTAGLVGFSGGMNGAKIDDVEIQPLGGSPFRDSFRNTKNWRRTFAITYGLMVILGVLLSKLMLGRYWAGTKDGLYCWLLLSFVAVICAGSWYLFDFHFYSTRIPRDSGITRPLLGTESFRLPSFERLRFAAFSGWYGLAGGEIVTHQSLSDRGYPAKRIFQGPIYCAAQPQSCVEGLPSTPGNAARKAPNCRVLFIGSSQTIGAGARSLEETFFVRVHKHVTDALAPKFHVESINLAMSGLRAAELLKEYKSRYHAFWPHVMLINLSYNDRRSPEQFAAAIEEFLGLNQAAGIKTLLLQEARSPEPADDKRVLANYEVLRKLGERYAAPVLASNDFLREVSKLRTGALWWDTVHLTSYGQDILADWLAPQVINALRTSRIAVTD; this is encoded by the coding sequence ATGTTGAGGTTCGTCAAGCATTTTCTTTTGGCTTGCGCGGTGTTATTTCCCGCCGTCCTGCTATTGACGGAGATTGTTCTCTACTCGCAAAACTCTCTCTACCTCAACGGTCGTTGGGTCGTCCAAAAGCGCATGATGAAAATGGGCTTGATTCGAGCGGATGAATTTCTCCTGACACGGACCCCGCTGGCGCGAAATGTGCTCAATCTCGGTAGCAACCTCGGCTATCAGGAAGTTCTTTATCGACAACCGCTGATTCTCGGGCGAATCGACTTCAGATTTCAAATCGAGGATGGGTCCTATCTCGATATTATTTATGATCGAGATGATGCTGGCTATTCAGGCATTCGGCTGAGCAGACGCCCGGAGAGCCCATCGATCGCTTATAAGAGCACGCCAACCGGGCGGTTTCACTCGATCACACCGGCCTCGACGCAAACCATTGGAGCCGGCTGGCACAAAGCATCGGTGCAGAGTTCGCCGTCCGGCGTAACCCTGAGGATCGATGGTCAGATCTTTTCTCCCGAAGCAGCTTCCCGTGTAACCGCCGGTCTGGTCGGTTTTAGTGGGGGAATGAACGGAGCTAAGATCGATGATGTGGAAATTCAACCCCTCGGTGGTTCGCCGTTTCGTGACAGTTTTCGTAATACAAAAAACTGGCGGCGGACGTTCGCTATCACATATGGACTCATGGTCATTCTCGGCGTTCTGCTATCAAAACTAATGCTTGGACGCTACTGGGCTGGCACCAAAGATGGCCTCTATTGTTGGCTGCTGTTGTCTTTCGTTGCCGTTATCTGCGCCGGCAGCTGGTATCTATTCGATTTTCATTTTTACTCCACGCGAATTCCCCGCGATTCGGGGATTACGCGTCCATTGCTTGGCACAGAGAGTTTTCGCCTACCGAGTTTCGAACGATTACGTTTTGCGGCATTTAGCGGTTGGTACGGTTTGGCTGGGGGAGAGATCGTCACGCACCAAAGCCTTAGTGATCGTGGGTACCCGGCCAAGCGGATATTTCAAGGGCCCATTTATTGTGCAGCGCAGCCGCAATCTTGCGTAGAGGGGTTACCGTCGACACCCGGTAATGCAGCGCGCAAAGCACCCAACTGTCGGGTCCTGTTCATTGGTAGCTCGCAAACCATCGGTGCCGGTGCGCGAAGCCTGGAAGAAACATTTTTTGTGCGAGTGCACAAGCATGTCACAGATGCCTTGGCGCCCAAGTTCCATGTCGAGTCAATCAACCTTGCTATGTCCGGGCTCCGGGCCGCCGAGCTGCTCAAGGAATACAAGTCTCGGTATCACGCATTTTGGCCTCATGTCATGCTTATCAACTTGTCCTATAACGACCGGCGCTCCCCAGAGCAGTTTGCCGCCGCCATTGAGGAATTCCTTGGACTCAACCAGGCAGCGGGCATCAAAACACTTTTGCTCCAAGAGGCGAGAAGTCCTGAACCGGCGGATGATAAAAGAGTGCTTGCCAACTATGAAGTGCTGCGGAAGTTGGGCGAAAGATATGCAGCTCCAGTTCTGGCGTCAAATGACTTTCTGCGAGAGGTTAGCAAGCTGCGGACCGGAGCGCTCTGGTGGGACACGGTTCATTTGACGTCTTACGGGCAAGATATCCTCGCAGACTGGCTTGCCCCCCAGGTAATCAATGCTCTGCGCACCTCCCGTATTGCCGTGACAGATTGA
- a CDS encoding cold shock domain-containing protein, with translation MTGTVKKVMRQKGFGFIKPDDGTEDVFFHRGSMAPRVQIEDVNEGDSVQFQTRKGDKGPVAFDLKIR, from the coding sequence ATGACGGGAACAGTCAAAAAAGTAATGCGGCAAAAGGGCTTTGGCTTTATCAAGCCGGATGACGGCACCGAAGACGTTTTCTTTCACCGCGGCAGCATGGCGCCGCGGGTACAGATCGAAGACGTCAATGAAGGCGACAGCGTGCAGTTTCAAACCCGCAAGGGCGACAAAGGTCCGGTGGCCTTCGATTTGAAAATACGCTGA
- a CDS encoding TIR domain-containing protein yields the protein MAEVAADLLTRLKQTCVFISGPDGTGTGYLIAPQRIATALHVVKSWQPGQRYPVIVGVGGPTCRATLLKSDLASDSAVLGFDESLAVAPLPIAHGLKRRVVWECYGFPALTSKTDRPTGLPIDGQIQDPQTRNDIGQPAILLYSDQIATGNASPLHGFSGSPVVVDGALVGHLTKHIGDADDKRRAAYGYVYACPIGEVVKLLDIAPESVAIAPTVLATRTELVPAIDDTAYHVFVSYRSTDRPWALSLVARLEGAGLRVFIDQRELVPGGDLAAQLESALQRSRAAVVLVSKGWLESPWCQQEASVLKKRAIEDEEFCLVPLRLDDSPMPPFLDTRVWLDFNGKSQAEGANLDRLLNVLVGRFTDSDNTPTARANAAETRVIDRFVAEIQSAAKGDGKQIFDILSEWRKTTATDLAPLIAAAEAFNGKGLFESTLQILENAPATLRVR from the coding sequence ATGGCTGAGGTAGCAGCCGATCTGCTCACGCGTTTGAAACAAACCTGCGTGTTCATATCCGGTCCTGACGGCACCGGCACGGGGTATCTGATCGCGCCGCAGCGCATCGCCACCGCGTTGCATGTGGTCAAGTCGTGGCAGCCCGGACAACGATACCCGGTGATCGTCGGCGTCGGCGGTCCCACCTGCCGCGCAACGTTGCTCAAGTCGGATCTCGCCAGCGACAGCGCGGTGCTGGGCTTTGACGAATCGCTCGCGGTCGCGCCGCTGCCGATCGCGCATGGGCTTAAACGCCGAGTCGTCTGGGAGTGTTACGGTTTTCCGGCCTTGACCAGCAAAACCGATCGACCGACGGGTCTGCCTATCGATGGGCAAATTCAAGACCCGCAAACCAGAAACGATATTGGTCAGCCCGCTATTCTATTGTATTCCGACCAGATCGCCACCGGCAACGCCTCGCCATTGCACGGTTTTTCCGGAAGCCCGGTGGTGGTTGACGGCGCCTTAGTGGGACATCTGACCAAACATATCGGCGATGCCGACGATAAGCGGCGCGCCGCTTATGGCTATGTTTATGCCTGCCCGATTGGCGAAGTCGTCAAGCTGTTGGATATCGCGCCCGAGAGCGTGGCGATTGCACCGACGGTTTTGGCAACCCGCACCGAGTTGGTACCAGCGATTGATGACACCGCCTATCATGTGTTTGTCAGCTATCGATCCACCGACCGACCCTGGGCGTTAAGCTTGGTGGCCCGCTTGGAAGGGGCAGGGCTGAGGGTGTTCATCGACCAGCGTGAATTGGTTCCGGGCGGTGACCTGGCCGCACAACTAGAGTCGGCGCTGCAACGCAGTCGAGCCGCCGTCGTCTTGGTCAGCAAAGGTTGGTTGGAGTCGCCCTGGTGCCAGCAGGAAGCCAGCGTGCTAAAAAAACGCGCCATCGAAGACGAGGAATTTTGTCTGGTGCCCTTGCGCTTGGATGACTCGCCAATGCCGCCGTTTCTAGACACGCGCGTGTGGCTGGACTTCAATGGCAAAAGCCAAGCTGAAGGGGCGAACCTTGACCGTTTGTTGAACGTTTTGGTTGGCCGTTTTACCGATAGTGATAATACTCCGACGGCTCGCGCCAACGCGGCGGAGACCCGTGTGATCGACCGGTTTGTCGCGGAAATTCAGTCGGCGGCAAAGGGCGATGGTAAGCAGATATTTGATATTCTTTCGGAGTGGCGCAAGACGACGGCGACCGATCTGGCACCGCTCATTGCGGCAGCAGAAGCGTTCAACGGCAAAGGCCTATTTGAGTCGACCCTCCAGATATTAGAAAACGCTCCGGCGACCCTGCGCGTGCGCTAG